In Spirochaetaceae bacterium, a single window of DNA contains:
- a CDS encoding aldo/keto reductase — protein sequence MAPDLASWSAIGLGTWAMGGKGWRYSWGRQDDAQSEATIVRAVELGIDWIDTAPVYGVGHAEVVVGRTLAAHGLRPRVRVASKCGFLWQPGSRRPYPRLTAASVFGEVEASLRRLRTDRIDLYQIHWPGPDCDIDAAWESIGRLIEQGKVVAGGVCNLAADDLQRLHSARPVATLQLPYHLLDRAAEAELLPRCAALGVAALAYSPLASGILTEAFDARRRRRLPGDDWRAHAAAFNEPLLARHLRASAALRTLAAERGVRAEQLAIAWAAGHPAVRGVIVGARSPHQAEHAAAAAGLSVDGAARRLLAAAVEHAARVPGGRPAQ from the coding sequence TTGGCGCCTGACCTCGCGTCCTGGTCGGCGATCGGCCTCGGCACCTGGGCAATGGGCGGCAAGGGCTGGCGCTACTCCTGGGGGCGCCAGGACGATGCCCAGTCCGAGGCCACCATCGTGCGCGCCGTGGAGCTGGGCATCGACTGGATCGACACGGCTCCCGTGTACGGGGTCGGGCACGCCGAGGTGGTGGTCGGGCGCACGCTCGCCGCCCACGGCCTGCGCCCGCGGGTGCGGGTGGCGAGCAAGTGCGGCTTTCTGTGGCAGCCCGGCAGCCGGCGGCCCTATCCGCGGCTGACCGCGGCGAGCGTGTTCGGCGAGGTGGAGGCCAGCCTGCGCCGCCTGCGCACCGACCGCATCGACCTGTACCAGATCCACTGGCCCGGCCCCGACTGCGACATCGACGCCGCCTGGGAGTCGATCGGGCGCCTCATCGAGCAGGGCAAGGTGGTCGCCGGCGGCGTATGCAACCTGGCCGCCGACGACCTGCAGCGCCTGCATTCCGCGCGTCCGGTGGCGACCCTGCAGCTTCCCTACCACCTGCTCGACCGCGCCGCCGAGGCGGAACTGCTGCCGCGCTGCGCCGCGCTCGGGGTGGCGGCCCTGGCCTACAGCCCGCTGGCGTCCGGCATCCTCACCGAGGCGTTCGACGCCCGCCGCCGGCGCCGCCTGCCCGGCGACGACTGGCGCGCGCACGCCGCCGCCTTCAACGAACCGCTCCTGGCGCGCCACCTGCGGGCGTCCGCCGCGCTGCGCACGCTGGCCGCCGAGCGCGGCGTGCGTGCCGAACAGCTCGCCATCGCCTGGGCGGCAGGCCACCCGGCCGTGCGCGGCGTCATCGTGGGCGCCCGCTCACCGCACCAGGCCGAGCACGCGGCGGCCGCCGCCGGCCTGAGCGTCGACGGCGCAGCGCGCCGCCTGCTCGCCGCTGCGGTGGAGCACGCAGCGCGCGTACCCGGCGGCCGCCCGGCGCAGTGA
- a CDS encoding NAD(P)-binding domain-containing protein: protein MTVRQHAAPCALAAHTVAVATGFFDAPVRLGIPGEDLPKCSHCFHDGHPYYGRRVAVVGGGNSAVETAFDRQRAGALVTLVHRSAELRRGVKYWVRPELENRIADGAIEARFNTSVEAVEPDAIVVRGPGGRERLATPCCSGVGSDPATAGAGA, encoded by the coding sequence GTGACGGTCCGGCAGCACGCCGCGCCCTGCGCGCTCGCGGCGCACACCGTGGCGGTGGCGACCGGCTTCTTCGACGCGCCGGTCCGGCTCGGCATTCCGGGTGAGGACCTGCCCAAGTGCTCGCACTGCTTCCATGACGGGCACCCCTATTATGGCCGGCGGGTGGCGGTCGTGGGAGGCGGCAACTCGGCCGTGGAGACCGCTTTCGACCGGCAGCGCGCCGGCGCCCTGGTGACGCTGGTTCACCGCTCCGCCGAGTTGCGCCGCGGGGTCAAGTACTGGGTACGGCCGGAACTGGAGAACCGCATCGCCGACGGCGCCATCGAGGCGCGTTTCAACACGTCGGTGGAGGCCGTGGAGCCGGACGCCATCGTGGTGCGCGGCCCCGGCGGGCGCGAGCGGCTTGCGACGCCGTGCTGTTCCGGCGTTGGCAGCGACCCGGCAACCGCGGGTGCCGGAGCATGA
- a CDS encoding A/G-specific adenine glycosylase: protein MLPDRHGEARRAGGTGAGRGPVRSVSAPEAGTAALDDAAVERFRRRVCWHGRRHYRVLPWRDTRDPYAILVSEVMLQQTQVTRALDHYARFLARFPDPAALAAAPLSAVLERWTGLGYNRRALALQRAAGAVVSEHGGLLPADRDALLRLPGVGPATAGAVLAFAFSQPAVFIETNIRRLFLHQFFPAADNVPDAALLPLVARTLDRRRPRHWYYALMDWGAVLGRRPGNPNRRSAHYSRQEPFAGSRRELRGRVLRLLTDRRCLPLAELQERCADERLAAVVADLAAEQFLTHTGALVCIAGHRAPPATRQSIYLP from the coding sequence GTGCTGCCGGACCGTCACGGCGAAGCCCGCCGGGCCGGCGGGACGGGCGCCGGCCGCGGACCGGTCCGCTCCGTCAGCGCGCCCGAAGCCGGCACGGCGGCGCTCGACGACGCCGCGGTGGAACGGTTCCGGCGCCGCGTGTGCTGGCACGGCCGGCGCCACTACCGCGTTCTGCCGTGGCGCGATACGCGCGACCCGTACGCCATCCTGGTGTCGGAGGTGATGCTGCAGCAGACCCAGGTGACGCGCGCGCTCGACCACTACGCACGCTTCCTGGCGCGCTTCCCGGACCCCGCCGCCCTGGCCGCGGCGCCGCTGTCCGCGGTCCTGGAACGCTGGACCGGCCTTGGCTACAACCGCCGGGCGCTGGCGCTGCAGCGCGCCGCCGGCGCCGTGGTGAGCGAGCACGGCGGCCTGCTGCCGGCCGACCGCGACGCACTGCTGCGCCTGCCGGGGGTGGGCCCGGCCACCGCCGGCGCCGTGCTCGCGTTCGCCTTCTCGCAACCGGCGGTGTTCATCGAGACCAACATCCGACGCCTGTTCCTGCACCAGTTCTTCCCCGCCGCCGACAACGTACCGGATGCCGCCCTGCTGCCGCTGGTGGCGCGCACCCTCGACCGCCGGCGGCCGCGGCACTGGTACTACGCGCTGATGGACTGGGGCGCGGTGCTCGGCCGGCGCCCCGGCAACCCGAACCGGCGCAGCGCCCACTACAGCCGGCAGGAACCGTTCGCCGGGTCGCGGCGCGAGCTGCGCGGGCGCGTGCTGCGCCTGCTCACCGACCGCCGCTGCCTGCCGCTCGCCGAGTTGCAGGAGCGCTGCGCCGACGAACGGCTCGCCGCGGTGGTGGCCGACCTGGCCGCCGAGCAGTTCCTGACCCACACCGGCGCCCTGGTCTGCATCGCCGGGCACCGCGCCCCCCCGGCCACCCGACAATCCATTTATCTACCATGA